The following coding sequences are from one Myxococcales bacterium window:
- the ybaK gene encoding Cys-tRNA(Pro) deacylase, whose protein sequence is MKTNAVRILERLGIPFELRTYEVDPEDLSAETVAQKIGMPLDQVWKTLVARGDREGVCLAVLPGSARLDLKGLAKLSGNRSIDTVPLKEVQPLTGYVRGGVTALACKKDYPVFVDETMQLFACVSISAGVRGTQILLAPDDYVRAVNATLGPIASF, encoded by the coding sequence ATGAAGACGAACGCCGTTAGAATTTTGGAACGCCTGGGCATTCCGTTCGAGCTTCGCACCTACGAGGTCGACCCCGAGGACCTTTCGGCCGAAACCGTGGCCCAAAAAATCGGCATGCCCCTCGACCAGGTCTGGAAGACCCTGGTGGCGCGGGGCGATCGGGAAGGCGTCTGCCTTGCCGTTTTGCCGGGCAGCGCCCGTCTCGACCTCAAGGGGCTGGCGAAGCTGTCAGGAAACCGCAGCATCGACACCGTGCCGCTCAAGGAGGTCCAGCCGCTCACGGGCTACGTGCGGGGCGGGGTCACCGCGCTCGCGTGCAAAAAAGACTACCCCGTCTTCGTCGACGAAACGATGCAGCTCTTCGCGTGCGTTTCCATCTCGGCAGGGGTGCGAGGCACCCAGATTCTGCTCGCACCCGATGACTACGTGCGCGCCGTCAATGCCACCCTCGGGCCGATCGCCTCGTTTTGA
- a CDS encoding glutathione peroxidase encodes MSFFDLKADSIDGTAQELSAYKGKVVLVVNTASECGFTPQYAGLESLWKAYEKKGLVILGFPSNDFGGQEPGSAAEIKKFCSLKFGVTFPLFAKVKTKGQGQSAVYTFLAAKHGEPQWNFHKYLVGKDGQVKQAFPSKVAPESDELRSAIDAALR; translated from the coding sequence ATGAGCTTTTTCGATCTGAAGGCCGATAGCATCGACGGCACCGCGCAGGAGCTGTCAGCCTACAAAGGCAAGGTGGTCCTGGTGGTCAACACCGCCTCGGAATGTGGCTTTACGCCGCAGTACGCAGGCCTCGAGTCGCTCTGGAAGGCCTACGAAAAAAAGGGGCTCGTGATCCTGGGCTTCCCCTCGAACGACTTCGGGGGACAGGAGCCCGGTAGCGCCGCGGAGATCAAGAAGTTCTGCAGCCTGAAGTTCGGCGTGACGTTCCCGCTCTTCGCCAAGGTGAAAACCAAAGGCCAAGGTCAATCCGCCGTCTACACGTTCCTGGCGGCCAAACACGGCGAGCCGCAGTGGAACTTTCACAAGTACCTCGTGGGCAAAGACGGTCAGGTGAAGCAGGCTTTCCCCTCGAAGGTAGCCCCCGAATCGGACGAGCTGCGAAGCGCGATCGACGCTGCCCTCCGCTAA
- a CDS encoding 2-keto-3-deoxygluconate permease: MKLLDRLGKIPGALMLVPLLLGTLLNTLDQMHFGFVGAALEALGVPADANGHRSFLRLGGFTTALTGPGATTLIAFFLVCVAAQMDFAVGRRALKKGLAITSTKWVVGLGVAYAVAALGDGFSGPLGLSMVAVLAAMTNGNGGLYLALTSRFGDRSDVGAISVISLNDGPFLTLLGLGILGERFPFAAFLAVLLPLLVGFALGRWDERIRKFLAPGERLAIPFFAFALGTTLTFTVFTNLQALVGGVALGVLTVLCTGSMAALTLRLVGERVPVAAWAEASTAGNAVQTPTAVALAAAALGTNAASERLAAAVPLATAQISVAVLVSALLCPLAVAIVARRQATRATPNLPTPAGP; this comes from the coding sequence ATGAAGCTCCTCGATCGTTTGGGCAAAATTCCAGGGGCCCTGATGTTGGTGCCCTTGCTGCTGGGCACGTTGCTCAACACGCTCGACCAGATGCATTTTGGCTTCGTGGGGGCCGCCCTGGAGGCCCTGGGCGTGCCGGCCGATGCAAATGGGCATCGTTCGTTTCTTCGCCTGGGCGGCTTCACCACGGCCCTCACCGGGCCTGGCGCCACCACGCTGATTGCGTTTTTCCTCGTCTGCGTCGCGGCGCAAATGGATTTCGCCGTGGGACGCCGGGCGCTCAAGAAGGGGCTCGCGATCACATCCACGAAGTGGGTGGTGGGGCTCGGCGTGGCCTACGCCGTGGCAGCGCTCGGCGATGGCTTTTCGGGCCCCCTCGGGCTCTCCATGGTGGCGGTGTTGGCGGCGATGACGAACGGGAACGGGGGCCTTTACCTCGCGCTCACGTCCCGCTTCGGCGACCGCTCCGACGTGGGGGCGATCAGCGTGATTTCGCTGAATGACGGCCCGTTCCTCACCTTGCTCGGCCTGGGCATCCTGGGCGAACGGTTTCCCTTCGCCGCGTTCCTGGCCGTGCTTTTGCCCTTGCTCGTGGGCTTCGCGCTCGGCCGCTGGGACGAACGCATCCGCAAGTTCCTGGCCCCTGGCGAGCGGCTCGCCATTCCCTTTTTTGCTTTTGCGCTGGGCACCACGCTCACCTTCACCGTGTTCACCAACTTGCAGGCCCTGGTGGGCGGGGTCGCGCTGGGTGTGCTCACGGTGCTGTGCACCGGATCGATGGCGGCTCTCACCCTGCGGCTCGTGGGCGAGCGCGTGCCCGTGGCGGCCTGGGCTGAGGCGAGCACGGCCGGAAACGCCGTGCAAACGCCCACGGCCGTGGCCCTCGCCGCCGCGGCCCTGGGCACGAACGCCGCGAGCGAGCGCCTCGCAGCCGCCGTGCCGCTCGCCACGGCGCAGATCTCCGTGGCGGTGCTGGTTTCGGCGCTGCTGTGCCCCTTGGCGGTGGCGATCGTGGCACGACGCCAGGCCACGCGTGCCACACCCAACCTCCCAACGCCCGCGGGCCCCTGA